TTATGGGTGGGCAATCTGCAGCAGCAGGACACTTAGATATTGGACCTTTTAATACGTTTGCAGCAAGAAGCGGAATAACAAAGAGCATAAAAGAGAGTGGTAAGACATTTTCAGGATTTCCGCTAATGGAGCATAAATTGTGGCTAAAGCTTCAGGTGAAAATTGCTAGACTGTTAAAGTAAAATATATTAGCAAAATTAAGGAGTATAAGATGTCAAAAACTATCGCATTAAATGGAACAAAAAAAGGTGTTATCTCTGTTATGAAAATAGATAAGCCTTATGGTGAGAAAAGTACGCCGGTTGCTAGTATTGGTATATCTTTGGCTGGAAATGCAGCTGAACCTGAATGGAAAGTCCATATTCCGCTTGAAAATCTTGATGAAGTGATAGAAGCACTTAAATCACTAAAGTAGGTTAAACCTACTTTAGTAGAGACTATGCTTTAAGCTCTTTTACAAACTCTTCAATTCTATTTATACCAACTCTTATACTCTCAATATCTGTAGCAAAGCTAAATCTGAAATAACCTTCGCTCCCAAAACCAACACCAGGAACTACAGCTACGCCTTTTTTAGATAACAACTCTTTACAAAATTCCATTGAATCATTACTTAATTCTTTTATATTTACAAAAAGGTAAAATGCGCCATGAGGCTTGAAAACACTTAGTCCATCAATTGCATTAATAAGCTTAACAGCCTCGTCACGACGTTGAGCAAATGCTTTTCTCATCATCTCTATATCAGCATCCGCATCCCCGTTTAGTCCTACAATAGCAGCTTTTTGAGTAATAGAGTTGATATTTGAAGTGCTTTGACTTTGAAGCTTTTTAGTAGCTTGTATAAGTTCAGTATTATGAGCTGCCATGTAACCAAATCTCCATCCGGTCATAGCTACCGATTTACTTAAACCATTTATAGTAACGGTTCTTTTGTACATATCTTCACTTACAGCTGCGCTAGATGTGAATTCGCCGTCATATATAAGTTTTTCATACATCTCATCACTAGCTACAATTACATCAGTTCCCTCTAGAACTTTGCCAAGTGCAATCAGCTCATCTCTTGTGTAAACAGATCCTGTAGGGTTTGATGGACTTGTAAGTACTAGCATTTTAGTGTTTGGTGTCAAAGCATTTTTTAACTGCTGGGGAGTTATTTTAAACTCACTGTAGTCATGAGTTTCTATCTTAACTACAGTTCCACCATGGTATAAAACCAATTCAGGGTATGTAACCCAGTATGGTGAAGGGATAATAACCTCGTCACCTTTATCAATGGTTACGGCAAAAAGATTAAACAAAGAGTGCTTTGCACCATTGTTGGTGATTATTTGATTCGGAGCATATATTAGCCCATTATCTCTCTTTAGTTTATTGGCAATAGCATCTTTAAGAGCAGGGATTCCGTCAACGGCAGTATATTTGGTAAAACCGCTGTTGATAGCCTCTATGGCAGCATCTTTGATAACTTGCGGAGTGTCAAAATCAGGTTCTCCAGCAGAAAAACTTATGATGTCCTTACCTTGTGACTTTAGCTCTTGTGCGAGCGTTGAAATTGCGATTGTAATCGATTCAGATAGTGTGTTAATGCGATTTGTTAGCATTTGAAACCCTTAGGTGAAATAATGAGGGCATTATACTAAAATAATAATATATATCAGTTAAGAGAAGGAGGATTTTTTAATTTTTCATAGCAGTAATAAAAGATTCATATATTTTTTCAAGCTCTAAATCTTGCTCGAGCAATTCTTTATTATCTTCAACTAATATATGTTCTAAAACAGCAACTCTTTTTAGCATATACTCAAACATCTCTTTATTTATATCTGGAAGCATATTGTGCATAAGAGGATCTTTACATCTCCCTTTTTCTATTACATGTGCAGGGATTCCAATTGCCGTTGCATTATCTGGCACATCTTTTACTACCACGGAGTTTGCCCCAATCTTTGCGTGCTCACCAATTATTATATTTCCTAGGATTTTTGAACCGGCACCCAATACGGCACCAGTTCTAATAGTAGGATGTCTTTTGCCTTGAGTTAGAGATACACCGCCAAGAGTTACACCTTGATAAATAAGTACATCATCCTCTATAATTGCTGTTTCGCCAATAACCACACCTGTGCCGTGGTCTATAAAAACTCTTTTTCCAATTCTTGCCGCAGGATGAATATCTATATTAGTTAAGATTTGAGTTAACCCCATAATCACTCTGGCTAAACTTTTAAAGTTAGAATTGTAGAGTTTACTAGCAACTCTATACCAAGCTATAGCCCAAACTCCGGGATAATTAAATAAGAAATCAAGCCTAGAATTGAGTGCAGGGTCATTGTTGTAAGCATTTGAAAAGTCTTCTTTTATTTCAGCATAGAGTCCCAAGGTCAAAGTCCTAAATAATTAATTTGTTGTTCTTAAGTAACCATTTTGTTCTAAATATAGTTCCAATTTGGCAAGTGTATCATTTTTTTCTTTTTCTGTAATAAACTCGGAAGCTAACAAATCATTTTTAAGTTTATCTGAGAGAATATCTTTGTTGTAGCCTAGTGACTCTAGAATATCCAAAATACTTTTTGACTCAACTTTATTGGTTATCGTGTAATCCGTATCATTTATATAGACTGTATATTCACTTGGATGAGTGAATAGATTATGATTCATTCCTAATGTCTCTTGGTAAGCACCAACATTAAAAAAGCCTAAAAAGTAATCTTCTTCATCTAGGTTTACATCGTGCAGATAGAGAGGTTTTTCCGGATTAAAACCTATCTCTCCATCACTGTCACATGTAATATCCCATAATGATGCAGCTCTTATTGGAGTTGCATTTAAGTGGTGCAGAGGCATTACCGGAAAATGTTGGTTTAATCCCCAGTAATCTGGTAAGCTTTGAAAAATAGAAGCATTTATTAGATATCTCTCCTGTAGTCTTACTTGTAGTTGTTCAAGTTCATTTGTTGGATTTGATGATGTTAAGTAGAGCGCTCTTTTAATAATATTATGTACCAATATTTCAGCGTTTGAGCGGTCTTGTAAATCTATGTAACCCAAATCAAATAGAGTTAAAATTGATTCCATGTGGTCAAGCGCATCATGCAGGTATTCTATACAGTTTTTATTATTTAGCAGACTATTTAGATCTATAAGCTCTTTTATAAGTGGAGGATTTACCTCTTTGAAGTTTAATAATTTCTCTTGATAATCTTGAGTGAAAAGTTCTAATACAGGGGTTATTAATACAGCATGTGAAGCTACTATGAATCTTCCAGACTCTGTATATATATCTGGATGTTTAACATTTTTAGCATCCATAATCTCTTTTAGCAAGAACACAACACTGCTTGAAAACTCTTCCACTGAGTAGTTTCGAGATTTTGAATGAGTGTGTTGGTCATACTCTACTGCCAATCCACCACCAATATTTATACTGTCTAGTGATGAAGCCCCCATTTTTTTAAGTTCGGCATAGATATTACCAGCTTCTCTTAGAGCGCGTTTGAGAGGTGCAATATCTGACATTTGAGAACCAATATGAAAGTGAATCATACTTAGATGTTGCAGCAAATTCTCTTCTCTTAGTAATCTGACAGCTTCAATAATCTCTGTGGAAGTTAAGCCAAACTTAGCGTCCATTCCTCCACTTTTTGCCCATATACCACTCCCGGCACTATGAAGTCTAACTCTTATCCCTATATTTGGAACTTTTAAGTCACACTTTTTTGCAACTTCTATAATTGTCTCAAGTTCTCCAAGACCTTCTATTGTTATTGTAAGGTTATGTCCACTTTGAGCAGCTATAAACCCTAGCGTAATCATCTCTTCATCTTTAAAGCCATTAACAGTGATATGTGCTCCGCTAGGAGTTTTACTCATCGCTAAAATTAGTTCAGCTTTACTTCCTGCTTCTAGTCCATAGTTGAATTGTGCACCCTGAGACGTTATGGCATCTACAGCATGTGGGAATTGATTTACCTTTAAAGGAAAAACAGCATTGAAGTTTCCATTGTAGGAATTCTCTGTCATAGCTTTATCGAAATACGAGTATAAGCTTTTAATTTGTCTTTTAATTAGATGAGGAAACCTAAGTAAAATAGGCCCCCTTACATCATCAGAACGAATCTCTTCAACTATTTGCAAAATTGATGGCATAGATTTATAGTTTAATTTAATCTGCCCATCTTCAATTATAAAGTTATTGTTTGACCAGATATCAAGACCGAAGTTTTTCATTTTCCCACCTATACATGTAATTTATGATGAAAATACTCTTCTACATTAAAGAATATTTCACCATTTTGGTTTTTAAAAGTAAGCATACTTCTATCTAATTTATTAATATGGTCAATACCCATAACTGCCAAAACGACTTTTATCCCTTTTACGAGATTTATATGATAGTTGCCTATCTCCTTGCCCTCTTTAATAACAAGATATGAAGCTCTTTTCTTTTCATCTTGAGTTGCCATTCCAACAGGGCAAACATGTGAACC
The sequence above is drawn from the Candidatus Sulfurimonas baltica genome and encodes:
- the cysE gene encoding serine O-acetyltransferase — its product is MGLYAEIKEDFSNAYNNDPALNSRLDFLFNYPGVWAIAWYRVASKLYNSNFKSLARVIMGLTQILTNIDIHPAARIGKRVFIDHGTGVVIGETAIIEDDVLIYQGVTLGGVSLTQGKRHPTIRTGAVLGAGSKILGNIIIGEHAKIGANSVVVKDVPDNATAIGIPAHVIEKGRCKDPLMHNMLPDINKEMFEYMLKRVAVLEHILVEDNKELLEQDLELEKIYESFITAMKN
- the speA gene encoding biosynthetic arginine decarboxylase is translated as MKNFGLDIWSNNNFIIEDGQIKLNYKSMPSILQIVEEIRSDDVRGPILLRFPHLIKRQIKSLYSYFDKAMTENSYNGNFNAVFPLKVNQFPHAVDAITSQGAQFNYGLEAGSKAELILAMSKTPSGAHITVNGFKDEEMITLGFIAAQSGHNLTITIEGLGELETIIEVAKKCDLKVPNIGIRVRLHSAGSGIWAKSGGMDAKFGLTSTEIIEAVRLLREENLLQHLSMIHFHIGSQMSDIAPLKRALREAGNIYAELKKMGASSLDSINIGGGLAVEYDQHTHSKSRNYSVEEFSSSVVFLLKEIMDAKNVKHPDIYTESGRFIVASHAVLITPVLELFTQDYQEKLLNFKEVNPPLIKELIDLNSLLNNKNCIEYLHDALDHMESILTLFDLGYIDLQDRSNAEILVHNIIKRALYLTSSNPTNELEQLQVRLQERYLINASIFQSLPDYWGLNQHFPVMPLHHLNATPIRAASLWDITCDSDGEIGFNPEKPLYLHDVNLDEEDYFLGFFNVGAYQETLGMNHNLFTHPSEYTVYINDTDYTITNKVESKSILDILESLGYNKDILSDKLKNDLLASEFITEKEKNDTLAKLELYLEQNGYLRTTN
- a CDS encoding pyridoxal phosphate-dependent aminotransferase codes for the protein MLTNRINTLSESITIAISTLAQELKSQGKDIISFSAGEPDFDTPQVIKDAAIEAINSGFTKYTAVDGIPALKDAIANKLKRDNGLIYAPNQIITNNGAKHSLFNLFAVTIDKGDEVIIPSPYWVTYPELVLYHGGTVVKIETHDYSEFKITPQQLKNALTPNTKMLVLTSPSNPTGSVYTRDELIALGKVLEGTDVIVASDEMYEKLIYDGEFTSSAAVSEDMYKRTVTINGLSKSVAMTGWRFGYMAAHNTELIQATKKLQSQSTSNINSITQKAAIVGLNGDADADIEMMRKAFAQRRDEAVKLINAIDGLSVFKPHGAFYLFVNIKELSNDSMEFCKELLSKKGVAVVPGVGFGSEGYFRFSFATDIESIRVGINRIEEFVKELKA